A stretch of the Pedobacter sp. MC2016-14 genome encodes the following:
- a CDS encoding SusC/RagA family TonB-linked outer membrane protein: MKKPLPNWYFFYGLLQKTCLCFVLMLGCAGYAQSKEKLYSFNWKNTTVLNAFKEVENVAAVHFSYNPLDLNLKEKIDLSIENKKLSEVLNAISTKINIRYQINGKTIMIQSYTPPPVTKPMQFVLTGKVTDEKKVGIPGVIVLNTVTDKTTTTNAQGDFFIQAGKGDMIRFKMLGFQAAALLANEAQKSVTIVLKEEINQLNETVVTALGIKREERSLGYAVAAVDGKGLKKAREINVINSLAGKVPGLIINGTAGGPTAASRVIIRGSTSVTGNNQPLYVVDGIPIDNSNYGGTGGGLYASGVDMGDAISAINPDDIETINVLKGASASALYGSRAANGVILITTKRGKGADLGIEFNSTSSIESQLTSYDGYQSLYGQGTRQLINTLAIQDYNTLTKSFGARIDPDLSVITGTGARVPYAYVKNNIDGFFKTGSTFTNTLSFTNGNENSSFRFSAANLTNKDIIPESGINRNSFTFNGSSKFGQKVTLEARAFYMNEKVDNRPSLADDPANIGNSFLSLANTVDQARFANEYKNADGSYLDWNNGNQYRLNPYWVINEMKNETTKDRLIASAQLNYNILTWLSLQGRASSDQTYVNYEKFSPKTTPGALTGTLDQNNSKYNTIEADALLTAQKQLTPSLNLSARLGSSITRNRRTGNVMQFTNQAVTDVNIPTSYTQQSVTPVANRRSINSVYGIVAAGYKGWLYADATLRQDVFSTLPEQNNSKLFPSLSTAFIFTDAFKLDKKILSFGKFRASVAQVASDTDPFLIDQYYRSNSMSFNGLPTGGLSTDVKSSSTLKPTITSSYEFGTELKFFNNRIGIDLTYYNSKSKDQLNIVPTPPSSGYKAEIINAGVISNEGIEIAFNATPIATKNFNWSLNISFARNQNNVESLAEGTPFLTLSDARWMGVSVVAMPGTSYGSLLGYDYQRDPSGNIILSSVDLQPLLSTNRAVMGKGIYDWTGGLSSTMTYKNFSLEAVLDVKYGADLLSLTNYFAAANGSSISTLEGRAEWIKSEEDRQAAGQTPAQWAASGLTRGYVPQGVIQTGTNTDGTPIYTQNTRAIDPSIYWGALGDISNSVGRPFIYDASYIKMRQLTLSYRLPETLTAKWGVKDVQVALVARNPFIIYKNVPNVDPDSNYSNGNGQGVEYGSLPGRRSFGFNLNFRF; the protein is encoded by the coding sequence ATGAAAAAACCTTTACCAAATTGGTATTTCTTTTATGGCCTGCTGCAAAAAACATGCTTGTGTTTTGTACTCATGCTGGGCTGCGCAGGATATGCCCAATCTAAAGAAAAGCTGTATTCCTTTAACTGGAAAAATACCACCGTGTTAAATGCATTTAAGGAAGTAGAAAACGTAGCGGCAGTGCACTTTTCTTACAATCCTTTAGACCTCAACCTTAAAGAAAAGATTGATCTAAGCATTGAAAATAAGAAGCTCAGTGAGGTTTTAAATGCAATTTCCACTAAAATCAATATTAGGTATCAGATCAATGGCAAAACCATTATGATCCAGTCTTACACGCCGCCTCCTGTAACTAAGCCTATGCAATTTGTACTAACAGGAAAAGTAACAGACGAAAAAAAGGTAGGGATTCCTGGCGTTATTGTATTGAATACGGTGACGGATAAAACTACTACAACCAATGCTCAGGGCGACTTTTTTATCCAGGCGGGTAAGGGCGATATGATCAGATTTAAAATGCTGGGCTTTCAGGCTGCGGCCCTCCTTGCAAATGAAGCGCAAAAAAGCGTAACCATTGTTTTAAAGGAAGAAATTAATCAGCTCAACGAAACCGTGGTAACAGCCTTGGGTATCAAAAGAGAAGAACGATCTTTAGGATATGCCGTTGCTGCGGTAGATGGCAAGGGCCTAAAAAAAGCCAGGGAAATTAACGTCATCAATTCCCTGGCGGGTAAAGTACCCGGTCTTATCATCAATGGAACTGCTGGTGGGCCAACGGCTGCTTCCAGGGTAATTATCAGGGGAAGCACCTCTGTAACCGGAAACAACCAGCCTTTATATGTTGTAGATGGAATACCAATTGACAATTCTAATTATGGCGGCACCGGCGGCGGTTTGTATGCCTCCGGTGTAGATATGGGCGATGCCATCTCGGCCATCAATCCAGATGATATTGAAACCATCAACGTACTTAAGGGTGCTTCTGCATCTGCCTTATATGGCTCAAGAGCTGCTAACGGGGTTATTTTAATTACCACTAAACGTGGTAAGGGAGCAGATCTTGGAATTGAGTTCAACAGCACTTCATCCATAGAAAGTCAGCTCACCAGTTACGATGGCTACCAGTCTTTGTATGGACAAGGTACACGACAACTCATCAATACCCTGGCCATTCAGGATTACAATACGCTAACCAAAAGTTTTGGTGCCCGTATAGATCCAGATCTGAGTGTAATCACCGGCACAGGTGCCCGTGTACCCTACGCCTATGTGAAAAATAACATTGATGGTTTTTTTAAAACCGGATCTACCTTTACCAATACACTTTCTTTTACCAACGGCAATGAAAATTCCAGTTTCAGGTTTTCTGCCGCCAATCTGACTAACAAGGATATTATACCCGAAAGTGGCATCAATAGAAACTCCTTTACTTTTAATGGTAGTTCCAAATTTGGCCAGAAGGTCACTTTAGAAGCCAGGGCTTTTTACATGAATGAAAAAGTGGATAACCGTCCTTCTCTGGCAGATGATCCTGCAAACATTGGTAACAGCTTTTTGTCTTTAGCCAATACAGTAGATCAGGCCCGTTTTGCCAATGAATACAAAAATGCCGATGGCAGTTACCTTGATTGGAACAATGGTAACCAATACAGGTTAAATCCATATTGGGTAATTAATGAGATGAAAAACGAAACCACTAAAGACCGTTTAATTGCTTCTGCCCAGTTAAATTATAACATCTTAACCTGGTTAAGCTTGCAGGGTAGGGCATCATCAGATCAAACCTATGTGAATTATGAAAAGTTTAGTCCAAAAACTACGCCTGGCGCATTAACGGGCACGCTTGATCAAAACAACAGTAAATACAATACCATAGAAGCTGATGCCCTGCTGACGGCGCAAAAACAATTAACGCCATCTTTAAATCTTTCAGCTCGGTTAGGTAGCAGTATTACGCGCAACAGGAGAACAGGTAATGTTATGCAGTTTACCAATCAGGCCGTAACTGATGTAAACATACCCACAAGTTACACCCAGCAATCGGTAACCCCGGTGGCCAATCGCCGAAGCATCAACTCTGTTTATGGAATTGTGGCTGCTGGCTACAAAGGCTGGTTATATGCAGATGCAACACTTCGGCAGGATGTGTTTTCTACTTTACCAGAACAGAACAATAGTAAGTTGTTCCCATCTTTAAGTACGGCATTTATATTTACTGATGCCTTCAAGCTAGATAAGAAGATTCTGTCTTTTGGTAAATTCAGGGCCTCTGTTGCGCAGGTAGCTTCAGATACAGACCCCTTTTTAATTGATCAGTACTATAGAAGCAATTCAATGTCTTTTAATGGATTGCCAACTGGTGGTTTATCAACCGATGTAAAATCAAGCAGCACCCTAAAACCAACCATAACTTCATCTTATGAATTTGGTACAGAGCTTAAATTCTTCAACAACCGAATCGGGATCGACCTTACCTATTACAACTCCAAATCAAAAGATCAGTTGAATATAGTGCCTACGCCCCCATCTTCGGGTTATAAAGCCGAGATTATCAATGCTGGGGTGATCAGTAACGAAGGAATAGAAATCGCTTTCAACGCAACACCCATTGCTACCAAAAACTTTAACTGGAGTTTAAACATCTCTTTTGCCAGAAACCAAAACAATGTTGAATCTCTTGCAGAGGGTACACCATTTTTAACCCTTTCAGATGCTCGTTGGATGGGGGTTTCTGTAGTAGCCATGCCCGGAACTTCTTATGGGTCATTATTGGGCTACGATTACCAGCGAGATCCTAGTGGGAATATTATTTTGAGTAGTGTAGATCTGCAGCCCCTATTAAGTACCAACAGGGCAGTGATGGGTAAGGGCATTTACGACTGGACTGGCGGTTTAAGCAGTACCATGACTTATAAAAACTTCTCACTTGAGGCTGTTTTGGATGTTAAATATGGTGCGGACCTCTTATCGCTTACCAATTATTTTGCTGCTGCCAATGGTTCTTCCATTAGTACATTAGAAGGCAGGGCAGAATGGATTAAATCAGAAGAAGACCGCCAGGCGGCAGGCCAAACTCCTGCGCAATGGGCCGCATCAGGTTTAACCAGGGGTTATGTACCACAAGGTGTAATACAAACAGGAACCAATACAGATGGAACCCCCATCTATACCCAAAATACAAGGGCTATTGATCCCTCAATTTATTGGGGTGCACTGGGCGATATTTCTAACTCTGTTGGCCGTCCCTTTATCTACGATGCCTCCTATATCAAAATGCGACAACTTACCTTAAGCTATCGGTTGCCCGAAACTTTAACGGCTAAATGGGGCGTAAAAGATGTACAGGTAGCCTTAGTGGCTAGAAATCCATTCATTATTTATAAAAATGTTCCCAATGTAGATCCTGATTCCAATTACAGTAATGGTAACGGGCAAGGAGTAGAGTATGGCTCTTTACCGGGCAGACGCAGTTTTGGTTTCAACCTTAATTTTAGATTCTAA
- a CDS encoding SusD/RagB family nutrient-binding outer membrane lipoprotein encodes MKTHLYKMLLAAGIILFSISSCKKFGDTNIDPTRSSNMDPSVQLTTAQLRFSGDLNVNERTSFMMTMPLVQHIAGSYSNRWGGIYFNSPNVMGVLWEDSYGSDLVNIIDAVKRTTDVAAQSNLNAVCRIMKVYSFARMTDLYGDIPYSEAGLGIKAKFDTQAEIYDSFFRELTAASVQLNTARDAVKGDIFYNGDINAWKKFANSLHLRLAMRLVKINPTKAKTEAQLAFNAGVFTSNADICKTVHEDIQNPYEEVGKGNIKGNGVSASFFNGGAVPGRFTTPFLNQLNSTNDPRMKYMVKNYVDLPGGNPLNRIDITEPLLAVTGGYFGVNPGNYIWDDFKSAIAITVPGVGAYSALNNDQKAQPANFLLRFNAPFLHLTYAEVELLLAEATFRFGATFGGTASSHYQKGIEAAMLQLSLFPGGPTIPSTEINAFLQGNALIAGRELELINTQLWITLFLNGPEAYANWRRSGFPVLTPGTNAEEPGESLTIPRRFEYPYTEEEQNRVNFEKVLPALGGVDSWNGRVWWDKL; translated from the coding sequence ATGAAAACACACTTATATAAAATGTTGCTGGCAGCAGGAATCATCCTGTTTAGCATTTCATCCTGTAAAAAGTTTGGAGATACCAACATAGATCCCACCCGGTCATCCAATATGGATCCCTCAGTACAGTTAACTACTGCGCAACTGCGATTCTCCGGAGATCTGAATGTAAATGAGAGGACAAGTTTTATGATGACTATGCCTTTGGTACAGCATATTGCCGGCTCTTACAGCAACAGGTGGGGCGGTATCTATTTTAACAGTCCTAATGTAATGGGGGTACTGTGGGAAGATTCTTATGGATCTGATCTGGTAAACATCATTGATGCCGTAAAGAGAACTACAGATGTGGCGGCACAGTCTAACCTCAATGCAGTATGTCGCATTATGAAAGTTTACTCTTTTGCAAGGATGACAGATTTGTACGGAGATATTCCCTACAGCGAGGCCGGCTTGGGCATTAAAGCTAAATTTGATACCCAGGCAGAAATTTACGACAGCTTTTTTAGAGAACTTACTGCAGCATCCGTACAATTAAATACAGCCAGGGATGCTGTAAAAGGTGATATTTTTTACAACGGAGATATCAATGCCTGGAAAAAGTTTGCCAATTCCCTGCATTTGCGCCTTGCCATGCGTTTGGTAAAGATCAATCCCACAAAAGCAAAAACAGAGGCACAACTTGCCTTTAATGCCGGCGTATTTACCAGCAATGCCGATATCTGTAAAACAGTGCATGAAGACATTCAAAATCCTTATGAAGAAGTAGGGAAAGGAAATATTAAGGGTAATGGCGTTTCGGCCTCTTTTTTCAACGGCGGTGCAGTGCCCGGCAGATTTACAACTCCATTTCTAAACCAACTTAATAGCACCAACGATCCGAGGATGAAGTACATGGTGAAAAATTATGTTGACTTACCGGGCGGTAATCCTTTAAATCGTATTGACATTACGGAGCCTTTGCTGGCAGTAACCGGTGGATATTTTGGTGTCAATCCCGGTAATTACATCTGGGATGATTTTAAATCGGCCATAGCCATCACTGTTCCGGGTGTAGGTGCATATTCTGCCTTAAACAACGATCAAAAAGCACAGCCAGCCAATTTTTTACTGCGCTTTAATGCGCCGTTTTTGCACTTAACCTATGCTGAGGTAGAATTGCTGCTGGCCGAAGCTACCTTTAGATTTGGTGCTACTTTTGGTGGTACAGCCAGCAGTCATTATCAAAAAGGTATTGAGGCTGCCATGCTGCAATTGAGCCTTTTTCCTGGTGGGCCAACAATTCCGTCAACAGAAATTAATGCTTTTCTTCAGGGAAATGCCCTCATTGCTGGTAGAGAACTGGAACTGATCAATACACAGCTCTGGATCACCTTGTTCCTCAATGGCCCGGAGGCCTATGCTAATTGGAGAAGGTCGGGTTTTCCGGTCTTAACCCCGGGTACAAATGCAGAAGAGCCGGGAGAGAGTTTAACCATTCCAAGACGATTTGAGTATCCTTATACAGAGGAAGAGCAAAACCGGGTTAATTTTGAAAAAGTACTTCCTGCATTGGGTGGTGTAGACAGCTGGAACGGAAGAGTATGGTGGGACAAATTATAA
- a CDS encoding glycosyl hydrolase family 18 protein: protein MMSNRIPATSLLKVFLISVLLSGCGKSDAVATEPEVTAAEKKKLKVIGYLYANDLITALPKIEFTKITHVNVSFINPDAAGTFAFVPGLQELVKKAHENNVKVISALAGGDAPGHLKELIKPQSRKILVDGLLQLAQAYNLDGIDVDLEGDFVNENFEGFVTELSAGLKKDGKVMTIAVATWNSAAYTDKALALFDWINIMSYDKTGPWKKDEPGPHAPYEYAESDFAHWNVNRHIPADKLVIGLPFYGYGFGANIQESINFSELVTSYPGSEKEDFWVVTGKGTFFYNGLPTIRKKVAFALKKKMGGVMIWHLLGDAAGDNSLLNAINSSL, encoded by the coding sequence ATGATGAGCAATCGAATACCTGCAACTAGCCTGCTGAAGGTTTTTTTGATATCCGTACTTCTCTCTGGCTGTGGTAAATCTGATGCGGTTGCTACTGAACCTGAGGTTACAGCGGCTGAAAAGAAGAAACTAAAGGTCATTGGCTATTTATACGCCAATGATTTGATAACGGCCCTGCCTAAAATAGAATTTACTAAAATCACGCACGTAAATGTTTCATTTATCAATCCAGATGCAGCAGGGACTTTCGCATTTGTTCCTGGCTTACAGGAACTGGTAAAAAAGGCCCATGAAAACAATGTAAAGGTTATCTCTGCTCTGGCAGGAGGAGATGCACCGGGACACCTGAAGGAACTGATTAAACCACAAAGCAGGAAAATACTTGTTGATGGCCTGTTACAACTGGCCCAGGCCTATAACCTGGATGGTATAGATGTAGATCTGGAAGGTGATTTTGTAAATGAAAACTTTGAAGGTTTTGTAACCGAGCTGAGTGCCGGCCTTAAAAAAGACGGTAAGGTAATGACCATTGCCGTGGCCACCTGGAATTCTGCTGCCTATACGGATAAAGCACTGGCCTTGTTTGACTGGATCAATATCATGTCTTACGATAAAACCGGGCCATGGAAAAAAGACGAACCGGGGCCACATGCACCTTATGAGTATGCAGAATCAGATTTTGCACATTGGAATGTAAACAGACATATCCCTGCAGATAAGTTGGTAATAGGGCTTCCTTTTTATGGATACGGCTTTGGCGCAAATATCCAGGAGAGCATCAATTTTAGCGAGCTGGTAACCAGTTATCCCGGATCAGAAAAAGAAGATTTCTGGGTAGTAACCGGCAAGGGTACTTTTTTTTACAATGGCCTGCCTACCATCAGGAAAAAGGTAGCTTTTGCACTTAAGAAAAAAATGGGCGGCGTAATGATCTGGCATTTGCTGGGAGATGCCGCAGGAGATAATTCTCTATTAAACGCAATTAATTCATCATTATAA
- a CDS encoding glycosyl hydrolase family 18 protein has protein sequence MNHIKYLILAFLLSAVIAGCEKGQEAATDDNFHPRIIDGNGVFISPKRIIFQGTSAVYNGLTFSPKPIEKAKISWKVNGVEVSTDTTYTFTPTAGGEYQVKVEATYNGQTSTRISNVLVSPTTYTPKTYTNIAMAYLTEDATVADVDFANVTHVTYKGFRVAASGAVDFSKATLNQTGDELVARAHIAHVPVLLGISGTLSGIDGWSLYNSNEFGAVISDATKRAALVTTVAEYVINHRLDGVDVMMTDLSNDFYNISAANAQSVGPFITALKAALPAGSLVTATVTTNYMHWEYANLAVADWVNVHAFEEGTFVGPGAPRGQASSLAYMQSCAAIWANKIDKSKIVIGIPAFGLRYTAIDGAGNNLSWGSYGYIKYKDILAIDPLAYNKEMINTDFGIYFNGIPLVDQKTAYIKANGYKGAYLYAGDYDVKGTNSLMAAIYKTLK, from the coding sequence ATGAACCACATAAAATATTTAATTCTTGCCTTTCTCCTCTCAGCTGTAATTGCAGGTTGCGAAAAGGGACAAGAAGCAGCTACAGATGATAACTTTCACCCTAGAATTATTGATGGCAATGGGGTATTCATTTCCCCCAAGCGTATCATTTTTCAGGGTACATCGGCAGTTTACAATGGCCTTACCTTTTCACCTAAACCAATAGAGAAAGCCAAAATCTCCTGGAAGGTAAATGGGGTAGAGGTTTCAACAGATACCACTTACACCTTTACACCAACAGCGGGTGGCGAATATCAGGTTAAAGTGGAAGCTACGTATAACGGACAAACTTCTACCAGAATTTCTAATGTATTGGTAAGCCCAACAACTTACACGCCAAAAACCTATACCAATATTGCTATGGCTTACCTTACCGAAGATGCTACCGTGGCCGATGTGGATTTTGCAAACGTTACCCATGTTACCTATAAAGGCTTTAGGGTTGCAGCATCCGGTGCTGTTGATTTTTCAAAAGCTACCCTCAATCAGACCGGGGATGAATTGGTAGCAAGGGCGCACATTGCACATGTACCTGTTTTATTGGGTATATCAGGAACCCTATCTGGCATAGACGGCTGGTCGCTCTACAACAGCAATGAGTTTGGCGCCGTAATCAGTGACGCTACAAAACGGGCTGCCCTGGTTACTACAGTTGCAGAATATGTAATAAACCATAGGCTGGACGGTGTAGATGTGATGATGACAGATTTAAGTAATGACTTTTATAATATTTCTGCCGCCAATGCCCAATCGGTTGGCCCCTTTATTACCGCCCTTAAAGCAGCTTTGCCCGCAGGATCATTGGTAACGGCTACCGTAACCACAAATTACATGCATTGGGAATATGCTAATCTTGCAGTGGCAGACTGGGTAAATGTGCATGCCTTTGAAGAGGGTACTTTTGTAGGGCCTGGTGCGCCAAGAGGACAAGCATCAAGTCTGGCCTATATGCAAAGTTGCGCTGCCATCTGGGCAAACAAAATAGACAAAAGCAAAATTGTTATCGGCATCCCTGCTTTCGGATTGCGGTATACGGCTATTGATGGGGCTGGCAATAACCTGAGCTGGGGCTCTTATGGCTACATCAAGTATAAAGATATACTGGCAATTGATCCATTGGCATATAACAAGGAAATGATCAACACAGATTTCGGTATTTACTTTAACGGGATTCCATTAGTAGATCAAAAAACTGCCTATATTAAAGCAAATGGCTATAAAGGAGCTTATTTATATGCAGGAGATTACGATGTAAAAGGGACAAATTCACTCATGGCTGCAATTTACAAAACACTTAAATAG
- a CDS encoding DUF5009 domain-containing protein has product MAEVIKPQRLVSIDALRAIVMVLMIFVNDLWSLIKIPEWLEHAPGGANYMGLADVVFPAFLFIVGLSVPYAIDSRRKKGDTDVEIFLHIVARTLALLVMGFFHVNMDSYSEAAVLSKGCWTILVTIGFFLVWLDYTEYKPLLSKILKATGILILVGMAMFFYDGKDAGILAMKPQWWGILGLIGWAYFIASAVFLFSSGRLLVQILAFVFFMAFNSFNYLGWLSGLHQLQQYVWIVENGAMPALTLAGIITALVYRKFTAQNWKFWLSISAFTLALVIFSYITFPLWGLSKIRATPAWVSLSSAITIVAFGLMVYLTEILQQRKWYNFIKPAGTSTLTCYLLPYMHYALIGLFNLPQLPSVLRTGAVGLAKSFCYALLIVALCGLLAKIRIRLKI; this is encoded by the coding sequence TTGGCTGAAGTAATAAAACCACAGCGACTGGTTTCAATAGACGCATTAAGGGCTATAGTAATGGTGCTGATGATCTTTGTAAATGATTTGTGGAGCCTTATCAAAATTCCGGAATGGTTAGAACATGCACCGGGGGGAGCAAACTATATGGGATTGGCAGATGTGGTTTTTCCCGCATTTTTATTTATTGTAGGATTATCGGTGCCTTATGCTATTGATAGCCGGAGGAAAAAGGGCGATACTGATGTGGAGATTTTTCTTCACATCGTAGCCCGTACCCTGGCCTTACTGGTTATGGGCTTTTTTCATGTCAATATGGACAGTTACAGTGAAGCGGCCGTATTATCCAAGGGTTGCTGGACAATTTTGGTTACCATTGGGTTTTTTCTGGTCTGGCTGGATTATACGGAGTACAAACCTTTATTAAGCAAAATCCTGAAAGCTACAGGCATCCTGATTCTTGTGGGTATGGCCATGTTTTTTTACGATGGAAAAGATGCAGGCATACTAGCCATGAAACCACAATGGTGGGGGATTCTGGGCTTAATTGGCTGGGCTTACTTTATCGCCAGCGCTGTGTTTCTGTTTTCATCCGGCCGCTTGCTGGTGCAAATACTGGCTTTTGTGTTTTTTATGGCTTTCAATTCCTTCAATTACCTGGGCTGGCTTTCGGGGCTGCATCAATTGCAGCAATATGTGTGGATTGTAGAAAATGGAGCAATGCCAGCCTTAACATTAGCGGGGATCATTACGGCATTGGTGTATAGAAAGTTTACCGCACAAAATTGGAAGTTCTGGCTAAGTATCAGCGCATTTACCCTGGCACTGGTTATTTTTAGTTATATCACTTTTCCACTCTGGGGGCTTTCCAAAATCCGTGCAACACCGGCATGGGTTAGTCTAAGCTCAGCAATAACTATTGTAGCTTTTGGGCTGATGGTTTACCTTACAGAAATTTTGCAGCAACGTAAATGGTATAATTTCATTAAGCCGGCGGGCACCAGTACACTTACCTGTTACCTTTTACCCTATATGCACTACGCCTTGATCGGCTTATTTAATTTACCCCAACTGCCATCAGTATTGCGAACAGGGGCAGTCGGATTAGCAAAGTCTTTTTGTTACGCCCTGCTTATCGTTGCCCTCTGTGGCTTACTGGCCAAAATCAGGATCAGGCTTAAGATTTAA
- a CDS encoding RNA polymerase sigma factor yields the protein MDYNHHGIIKNWKLLAEGEKQGLYECFSLFYDDLYRFGMSLYRNIELIKESIQNLFIELWSIRHKLGDVDNIQQYVFTIYKRIIYKTNQKNLCKDASNELNLEEVAPKYVSTDSYEAILIASQEDEHLKMRLLNAISKLTPRQKEIVQMRFYDCMSFKDIAHKTQLRERTVYNTLHNAVNVLREILISFLMFLLC from the coding sequence ATGGACTATAATCACCATGGAATCATTAAAAACTGGAAGCTGCTGGCTGAAGGGGAAAAGCAAGGGCTCTATGAATGCTTTTCGCTTTTTTATGATGATTTGTACCGCTTTGGCATGTCGCTTTACAGGAATATAGAACTGATTAAAGAAAGTATCCAAAACCTGTTTATTGAACTTTGGAGCATCAGGCATAAACTGGGTGACGTAGATAACATCCAGCAGTACGTTTTTACCATTTACAAACGCATCATTTACAAAACCAATCAAAAAAACCTTTGCAAAGATGCCAGCAATGAATTGAACCTGGAAGAGGTTGCGCCAAAGTACGTAAGTACAGATTCTTATGAGGCCATTTTAATTGCCAGTCAGGAAGATGAGCATCTAAAAATGCGGTTGCTAAATGCCATCAGCAAATTGACACCCCGACAAAAAGAAATTGTACAAATGCGATTTTACGACTGTATGTCTTTTAAAGATATTGCACACAAAACGCAGCTCAGGGAACGCACTGTCTACAATACGCTTCATAATGCGGTGAACGTTTTGCGTGAAATCCTGATTTCTTTTTTAATGTTCCTGTTGTGCTGA
- a CDS encoding AraC family transcriptional regulator has protein sequence MTTLYIKNMVCARCILVVKAELAELELQPMSVELGLVTLNQDLTHLQKSNLALALEQLGFELIDDKKTRLVAQVKTSIINLVHHHNTVLKVNLSQYLAEQLQQDYQHLSSLFSELEGTTIEKYFIAQKVEKVKELLAYNEQSLSEIAFELHYSSVAHLSNQFKKVTGITPSQFKNHIAGKRKALDKV, from the coding sequence ATGACAACCCTGTACATTAAAAATATGGTTTGTGCCCGATGCATATTGGTGGTAAAGGCAGAATTAGCAGAACTTGAACTACAGCCAATGTCTGTTGAACTCGGATTAGTAACCTTAAATCAGGATTTAACCCACCTTCAAAAATCCAACTTAGCACTTGCCTTGGAGCAGCTAGGTTTTGAATTGATAGACGATAAGAAAACAAGATTGGTGGCGCAGGTAAAAACTTCCATTATCAATTTGGTGCACCACCACAACACGGTATTAAAAGTTAATTTATCGCAATACCTGGCAGAACAACTTCAGCAAGATTATCAACATCTTTCCAGCCTTTTTTCAGAGCTGGAAGGCACTACTATTGAGAAATATTTTATTGCGCAAAAAGTAGAAAAAGTAAAAGAATTATTGGCTTATAATGAGCAGTCTTTGAGTGAAATAGCTTTTGAACTCCATTATTCAAGCGTAGCCCATTTAAGCAATCAGTTTAAAAAGGTAACCGGCATCACGCCAAGCCAATTTAAAAACCACATCGCCGGAAAAAGAAAGGCTTTGGATAAAGTTTAA
- a CDS encoding STAS domain-containing protein, which translates to MNINIIDVLKESKQSILDNWISAQLSKQSFSGDLISSQEIKEQSEELLDTLFKVWTIENFENFGSSDFDEVVECLSQISMSRAKLGFTPKETGAFVNGLKNTLLEVLESKLSGDPSSLYNTSKKINNLFDNFSVITFETFIQGREDVINRQTDEISEISTPVIKVWDGILALPIIGTLDSARTQVVMENLLEAIVETGSSIAILDISGVPAVDSLVAQHLMKTVAATRLMGAECVISGIRPEIAQTIVHLGIDLSNIITKASLAHALKFSFQTLKLEVRKQALRPI; encoded by the coding sequence ATGAATATAAATATTATCGACGTATTAAAGGAATCAAAACAGTCAATCCTTGATAACTGGATTTCTGCACAACTAAGTAAGCAAAGCTTTAGTGGTGACTTAATCAGCAGTCAGGAAATAAAAGAGCAGTCGGAAGAACTTCTGGACACCCTTTTCAAAGTATGGACCATTGAAAACTTTGAAAATTTTGGTTCATCAGATTTTGATGAAGTAGTTGAATGTCTCTCACAGATATCAATGAGCCGGGCCAAACTGGGCTTTACGCCGAAAGAAACCGGTGCTTTTGTCAATGGACTAAAGAATACCTTGCTGGAAGTTCTGGAATCAAAACTTTCCGGTGATCCCTCCAGTCTTTACAATACCAGTAAAAAGATAAATAATCTTTTCGATAATTTTAGTGTCATCACTTTTGAAACTTTTATTCAAGGCAGAGAAGATGTCATTAACAGACAAACAGATGAAATTTCTGAGATTTCTACTCCTGTGATAAAGGTTTGGGACGGAATTCTTGCATTGCCAATTATCGGAACTTTAGATAGTGCCCGTACCCAGGTTGTGATGGAAAATTTACTGGAGGCCATCGTAGAAACAGGTAGCAGTATTGCAATTCTGGATATTTCTGGTGTTCCCGCGGTAGATTCACTTGTGGCACAACATTTAATGAAAACCGTTGCAGCAACCCGTTTAATGGGCGCTGAATGTGTGATCAGCGGTATTAGACCAGAAATCGCCCAAACTATTGTGCATCTGGGTATTGATTTATCTAATATTATAACTAAGGCATCTCTTGCTCACGCTTTGAAATTTTCATTTCAAACCTTAAAACTTGAGGTAAGAAAACAAGCACTTAGGCCTATATAG